In Siniperca chuatsi isolate FFG_IHB_CAS linkage group LG20, ASM2008510v1, whole genome shotgun sequence, the following proteins share a genomic window:
- the mrtfab gene encoding myocardin related transcription factor Ab isoform X7 has protein sequence MIMLDTNHCQSLEPSPPGSPPMGEDMEKAGLTMNHDRHVYHSLKEVLQLKLQQRRTREELVSQGIMPPLKSPAAFHEQRRSLERARTEDYLKRKIRSRPERSELVRMHILEVSSTETSAEPSLQAKQLQLKRARLADDLNDKISHRPGPIELVHKNILSVNCPVHSPLDSPKGAGGESSSLDEDSSDALSPDQLINHDSPLSAVPQLSPPDVLTQNGDMSPPQFITQSPPPPPPPPPPQVNGSDFSPLPKVTNGTTVTSANSRPSTGHMKQSQAKSSSDRPPQRPKKPKDSKPKVKKLKYHQYIPPDQKADKERPPQMDSSYAKLLHQQQLFLQLQILNQQQQHYNYHTILPAPPKPPTEQPPTTNSGPSPSRSVPATTTPAPSNQSGTARQSQTAMGGAKPTTLPANLDEFKVAELKQELKLRGLTVSGTKNDLIERLRNYQEQNGGTTVVLKNGTSQPSHHGMTSAASTITSSPTTTTTPDHQSGEGMFKLALSSLAQVVPGRVMRFGSTSSSPPVSPTPSERSLAGMSPDETSCNGDMFGEMVSSPLTQLTLHPSPQHPSNLSPRSQPLSKVKEEIQSSCSLSRPSPGSCQPPEPLPGVAMDTSSLDKDQMLQEKDKQIEELTRMLRQKQRLVETLRSQLEQGKVAGGIVLEKDGSEKSRTSPEVKLQTLIKASAIQPPTLPNGIVVKVKKEVEPEEGMEGITEEVQAKKPAKPMQCSQETLLRLQQIHRLQVQHAEQQKQTLQHSQVQLQKVAEAKSNPQKLQQQKKEAQILLQQQQQLQQLIIQQTQQKQLQAQQKLAQQKLAQQKLSQQKVVQQNQLKQTQGQVQQSQQKNPVQLKQVQVQIQKPAVNQTQQRRQLKAQQRQQQRQQAAAVTTQQVAPVFVNQQNGTQIHTQAISLDLLKANGTPTLVTDSNGNHYLIALTNHTTDGQNGVSSLAKTNGRITLQRLQSTPSKLPSTDSQLKEQPEAEPVSQPIKKGQKAGLHLDTNGVPQPSLSVTAPPNLQPFFDDMSDSESQSNLISSLKQENGVNSQQMDDLFDILLKSGEIPGFKANPDPSLAPLHSDPPSPSSPPSPLHLSPPTPTEPLISPQPSVGESCTGSGRLEDFLESTTGAPLLGVEPDGGLTLIDDLHSQMLSTPSILDHPPSPMDTSDLGFSPHSSGLDFGDPTLDSMDWLDISMVGSTSGGSGGSGGGRGGGGGGAGDGGTSLAPLAPHTPQSVFSADFLDSTDLQLHWESCL, from the exons TCCTCCAGCTCAAACTCCAGCAGAGACGTACACGAGAGGAACTGGTCAGCCAAGGGATCATGCCAC CACTGAAGAGCCCAGCAGCTTTTCACGAACAGCGGAGGAGTCTGGAGCGAGCAAGG ACCGAGGACTATCTGAAGAGGAAGATCCGGAGTCGTCCTGAGCGCTCTGAGCTGGTCAGGATGCACATTCTGGAGG TGTCCTCCACAGAGACGTCGGCAGAGCCGTCCCTGCAGGCCAAGCAGCTGCAACTGAAGCGAGCGCGACTGGCCGACGACCTCAACGACAAGATCTCCCATAGACCGGGTCCCATCGAACTGGTTCACAAGAACATCCTGTCCGTCAACTGCCCTGTGCACTCACCGCTGG ATTCTCCAAAGGGAGCCGGGGGAGAGAGCTCGTCTTTGGATGAAGACAGCAGTGATGCTCTGTCACCAGACCAGCTAATTAATCATGACTCTCCTCTGAGTGCCGTCCCTCAGCTGTCACCCCCTGATGTGCTCACCCAGAACGGGGACATGTCCCCCCCACAG TTCATTACACAgtcccctcctccacctcctccaccacctcctccccagGTGAATGGGTCAGACTTCTCCCCACTCCCAAAAGTGACAAATGGGACGACGGTGACCTCAGCAAACTCCCGCCCCTCTACTGGACACATGAAG CAGTCTCAGGCTAAGTCGAGTTCAGACCGTCCTCCACAGAGACCTAAGAAACCAAAGGACAGCAAACCCAAG GTGAAGAAGCTGAAGTACCACCAGTACATCCCTCCAGACCAGAAGGCAGACAAAGAGCGTCCGCCCCAGATGGACTCGTCCTATGCAAAGCTcctccatcagcagcagctcttCCTGCAGCTGCAGATCCTCaaccagcaacagcagcactaCAACTACCACACCATACTGCCCGCTCCTCCCAA GCCACCGACTGAGCAGCCTCCCACAACCAACTCTGGCCCTTCTCCCTCCCGCAGCGTTCCCGCGACAACCACCCCCGCCCCCTCCAATCAGAGCGGGACTGCCCGTCAGAGCCAAACTGCAATGGGAGGAGCCAAACCAACCACTCTGCCAGCCAACCTGGATGAGTTCAAA GTCGCTGAGTTGAAACAAGAACTGAAATTGCGTGGTTTGACCGTCTCAGGAACCAAGAACGATCTTATCGAGAGGCTCCGCAACTACCAGGAGCAAAATGGCGGCACTACAGTGGTTTTGAAAAATGGCACATCGCAGCCCAGCCACCATGGAATGACCTCAGCTGCTAGCACTATCACATCCTCTCCAACCACAACTACTACCCCTGACCACCAATCAGGAGAGGGTATGTTTAAGTTAGCTTTGTCATCATTGGCTCAGGTGGTTCCAGGGCGGGTCATGCGATTTGGCAGCACCAGCTCCAGTCCTCCGGTGTCCCCTACTCCGTCTGAGAGGTCGTTGGCCGGGATGAGTCCAGATGAGACAAGCTGTAATGGAGACATGTTTGGAGAGATG GTGAGCTCTCCCCTGACCCAACTCACCCTGCATCCATCTCCTCAGCACCCATCAAACCTCTCTCCGCGCTCACAGCCTCTCTCCAAGGTCAAAGAGGAGATCCAGAGCTCATGCAGCCTCTCCAGGCCTTCACCCGGCTCATGTCAGCCTCCAGAGCCCCTGCCTGGAGTAGCCATGGACACATCCTCCTTGGACAAGGATCAGATGCTCCAGGAGAAGGACAAACAGATCGAGGAATTGACCAGGATGCTGCGGCAGAAGCAGAGGCTGGTGGAGACCCTCAGGTCCCAGCTGGAGCAGGGCAAAGTGGCAGGTGGAATAGTGTTGGAGAAGGATGGAAGTGAGAAGAGCAGAACATCCCCAGAGGTTAAACTCCAAACTCTGATAAAAGCCTCGGCCATTCAGCCCCCCACTCTCCCCAACGGCATTGTGGTGAAGGTGAAGAAGGAGGTAGAGCCAGAGGAGGGGATGGAGGGAATAACAGAGGAGGTCCAGGCAAAGAAACCAGCCAAGCCGATGCAGTGCTCTCAGGAGACTCTGCTCAGGCTGCAGCAGATTCATCGGCTGCAGGTCCAACACGCTGAACAGCAGAAACAGACGCTGCAGCATAGTCAGGTGCAGCTGCAAAAAGTGGCAGAGGCTAAGTCAAACCCTCAAAAACTACAACAGCAGAAGAAGGAAGCCCAAATcctgctccagcagcagcagcaactgcagcAGCTTATCATACAGCAAACCCAACAGAAACAGCTCCAGGCCCAGCAGAAGTTAGCACAGCAGAAACTTGCCCAACAGAAACTCAGTCAACAGAAGGTGGTGCAGCAGAACCAGCTCAAGCAAACTCAAGGGCAAGTTCAACAGAGCCAGCAGAAAAACCCAGTTCAGCTGAAGCAGGTTCAGGTGCAGATCCAGAAGCCTGCAGTGAACCAAACCCAGCAGAGGAGACAGCTGAAGGCTCAGCAGAGGCAACAGCAGAGGCAGCAGGCGGCAGCTGTCACCACACAACAG GTGGCCCCGGTCTTCGTCAACCAACAGAACGGCACTCAGATCCACACTCAGGCCATTTCATTAGACCTCCTCAAGGCAAATGGCACGCCAACACTGGTCACTGACAGCAATGGCAACCACTACCTGATCGCTCTCACCAATCACACCACAGATGGACAGAACGGAGTGTCCTCATTGGCCAAAACCAATGGACGCATCACACTGCAG AGATTGCAGTCAACTCCAAGTAAACTCCCCAGCACTGACAGCCAATTGAAAGAGCAGCCAGAGGCTGAGCCTGTGAGCCAGCCAATCAAAAAG GGACAGAAGGCAGGGCTGCACCTTGACACCAATGGCGTGCCACAACCCAGCCTGTCAGTCACCGCTCCGCCCAATCTGCAGCCTTTCTTTGACGACATGTCAGACAGTGAAAGCCAAAGCAACTTAATCTCATCTCTCAAG CAGGAGAATGGCGTGAACAGTCAGCAGATGGACGACCTGTTTGACATCCTGCTCAAGAGTGGAG AAATCCCCGGCTTCAAGGCCAACCCGGACCCTTCCCTCGCCCCTCTCCACTCTGACCCGCCCTCCCCATCTTCTCCCCCGTctcccctccacctctcccCTCCCACCCCTACAGAACCCCTCATCTCCCCTCAGCCTTCTGTAGGAGAGTCCTGCACAGGCAGCGGACGCCTGGAAGACTTCCTGGAGAGCACCACAGGTGCCCCGCTGCTGGGCGTGGAGCCCGACGGCGGCCTGACGCTGATCGACGACCTTCACAGCCAAATGCTGAGCACGCCCAGCATCCTGGaccaccctccctcccccatGGACACGTCCGACTTGGGCTTCTCCCCCCACTCTTCAGGGCTGGACTTTGGCGACCCCACTCTGGACAGCATGGACTGGCTGGATATCTCCATGGTGGGGAGCACCAGCGGAGGGAGCGGGGGCAGcggaggggggagaggaggaggaggcgggggaGCCGGTGACGGGGGGACGAGTCTGGCCCCGCTGGCGCCGCACACTCCACAGAGCGTCTTCTCGGCTGATTTTCTGGACAGCACAGACCTGCAGCTGCACTGGGAGTCGTGTCTGTAG
- the mrtfab gene encoding myocardin related transcription factor Ab isoform X13, which produces MIMLDTNHCQSLEPSPPGSPPMGEDMEKAGLTMNHDRHVYHSLKEVLQLKLQQRRTREELVSQGIMPPLKSPAAFHEQRRSLERARTEDYLKRKIRSRPERSELVRMHILEETSAEPSLQAKQLQLKRARLADDLNDKISHRPGPIELVHKNILSVNCPVHSPLDSPKGAGGESSSLDEDSSDALSPDQLINHDSPLSAVPQLSPPDVLTQNGDMSPPQFITQSPPPPPPPPPPQVNGSDFSPLPKVTNGTTVTSANSRPSTGHMKQSQAKSSSDRPPQRPKKPKDSKPKVKKLKYHQYIPPDQKADKERPPQMDSSYAKLLHQQQLFLQLQILNQQQQHYNYHTILPAPPKPPTEQPPTTNSGPSPSRSVPATTTPAPSNQSGTARQSQTAMGGAKPTTLPANLDEFKVAELKQELKLRGLTVSGTKNDLIERLRNYQEQNGGTTVVLKNGTSQPSHHGMTSAASTITSSPTTTTTPDHQSGEGMFKLALSSLAQVVPGRVMRFGSTSSSPPVSPTPSERSLAGMSPDETSCNGDMFGEMVSSPLTQLTLHPSPQHPSNLSPRSQPLSKVKEEIQSSCSLSRPSPGSCQPPEPLPGVAMDTSSLDKDQMLQEKDKQIEELTRMLRQKQRLVETLRSQLEQGKVAGGIVLEKDGSEKSRTSPEVKLQTLIKASAIQPPTLPNGIVVKVKKEVEPEEGMEGITEEVQAKKPAKPMQCSQETLLRLQQIHRLQVQHAEQQKQTLQHSQVQLQKVAEAKSNPQKLQQQKKEAQILLQQQQQLQQLIIQQTQQKQLQAQQKLAQQKLAQQKLSQQKVVQQNQLKQTQGQVQQSQQKNPVQLKQVQVQIQKPAVNQTQQRRQLKAQQRQQQRQQAAAVTTQQVAPVFVNQQNGTQIHTQAISLDLLKANGTPTLVTDSNGNHYLIALTNHTTDGQNGVSSLAKTNGRITLQRLQSTPSKLPSTDSQLKEQPEAEPVSQPIKKGQKAGLHLDTNGVPQPSLSVTAPPNLQPFFDDMSDSESQSNLISSLKREEVCPPYDRHTLFTPPSPKPNTSLPTQRSKENGVNSQQMDDLFDILLKSGEIPGFKANPDPSLAPLHSDPPSPSSPPSPLHLSPPTPTEPLISPQPSVGESCTGSGRLEDFLESTTGAPLLGVEPDGGLTLIDDLHSQMLSTPSILDHPPSPMDTSDLGFSPHSSGLDFGDPTLDSMDWLDISMVGSTSGGSGGSGGGRGGGGGGAGDGGTSLAPLAPHTPQSVFSADFLDSTDLQLHWESCL; this is translated from the exons TCCTCCAGCTCAAACTCCAGCAGAGACGTACACGAGAGGAACTGGTCAGCCAAGGGATCATGCCAC CACTGAAGAGCCCAGCAGCTTTTCACGAACAGCGGAGGAGTCTGGAGCGAGCAAGG ACCGAGGACTATCTGAAGAGGAAGATCCGGAGTCGTCCTGAGCGCTCTGAGCTGGTCAGGATGCACATTCTGGAGG AGACGTCGGCAGAGCCGTCCCTGCAGGCCAAGCAGCTGCAACTGAAGCGAGCGCGACTGGCCGACGACCTCAACGACAAGATCTCCCATAGACCGGGTCCCATCGAACTGGTTCACAAGAACATCCTGTCCGTCAACTGCCCTGTGCACTCACCGCTGG ATTCTCCAAAGGGAGCCGGGGGAGAGAGCTCGTCTTTGGATGAAGACAGCAGTGATGCTCTGTCACCAGACCAGCTAATTAATCATGACTCTCCTCTGAGTGCCGTCCCTCAGCTGTCACCCCCTGATGTGCTCACCCAGAACGGGGACATGTCCCCCCCACAG TTCATTACACAgtcccctcctccacctcctccaccacctcctccccagGTGAATGGGTCAGACTTCTCCCCACTCCCAAAAGTGACAAATGGGACGACGGTGACCTCAGCAAACTCCCGCCCCTCTACTGGACACATGAAG CAGTCTCAGGCTAAGTCGAGTTCAGACCGTCCTCCACAGAGACCTAAGAAACCAAAGGACAGCAAACCCAAG GTGAAGAAGCTGAAGTACCACCAGTACATCCCTCCAGACCAGAAGGCAGACAAAGAGCGTCCGCCCCAGATGGACTCGTCCTATGCAAAGCTcctccatcagcagcagctcttCCTGCAGCTGCAGATCCTCaaccagcaacagcagcactaCAACTACCACACCATACTGCCCGCTCCTCCCAA GCCACCGACTGAGCAGCCTCCCACAACCAACTCTGGCCCTTCTCCCTCCCGCAGCGTTCCCGCGACAACCACCCCCGCCCCCTCCAATCAGAGCGGGACTGCCCGTCAGAGCCAAACTGCAATGGGAGGAGCCAAACCAACCACTCTGCCAGCCAACCTGGATGAGTTCAAA GTCGCTGAGTTGAAACAAGAACTGAAATTGCGTGGTTTGACCGTCTCAGGAACCAAGAACGATCTTATCGAGAGGCTCCGCAACTACCAGGAGCAAAATGGCGGCACTACAGTGGTTTTGAAAAATGGCACATCGCAGCCCAGCCACCATGGAATGACCTCAGCTGCTAGCACTATCACATCCTCTCCAACCACAACTACTACCCCTGACCACCAATCAGGAGAGGGTATGTTTAAGTTAGCTTTGTCATCATTGGCTCAGGTGGTTCCAGGGCGGGTCATGCGATTTGGCAGCACCAGCTCCAGTCCTCCGGTGTCCCCTACTCCGTCTGAGAGGTCGTTGGCCGGGATGAGTCCAGATGAGACAAGCTGTAATGGAGACATGTTTGGAGAGATG GTGAGCTCTCCCCTGACCCAACTCACCCTGCATCCATCTCCTCAGCACCCATCAAACCTCTCTCCGCGCTCACAGCCTCTCTCCAAGGTCAAAGAGGAGATCCAGAGCTCATGCAGCCTCTCCAGGCCTTCACCCGGCTCATGTCAGCCTCCAGAGCCCCTGCCTGGAGTAGCCATGGACACATCCTCCTTGGACAAGGATCAGATGCTCCAGGAGAAGGACAAACAGATCGAGGAATTGACCAGGATGCTGCGGCAGAAGCAGAGGCTGGTGGAGACCCTCAGGTCCCAGCTGGAGCAGGGCAAAGTGGCAGGTGGAATAGTGTTGGAGAAGGATGGAAGTGAGAAGAGCAGAACATCCCCAGAGGTTAAACTCCAAACTCTGATAAAAGCCTCGGCCATTCAGCCCCCCACTCTCCCCAACGGCATTGTGGTGAAGGTGAAGAAGGAGGTAGAGCCAGAGGAGGGGATGGAGGGAATAACAGAGGAGGTCCAGGCAAAGAAACCAGCCAAGCCGATGCAGTGCTCTCAGGAGACTCTGCTCAGGCTGCAGCAGATTCATCGGCTGCAGGTCCAACACGCTGAACAGCAGAAACAGACGCTGCAGCATAGTCAGGTGCAGCTGCAAAAAGTGGCAGAGGCTAAGTCAAACCCTCAAAAACTACAACAGCAGAAGAAGGAAGCCCAAATcctgctccagcagcagcagcaactgcagcAGCTTATCATACAGCAAACCCAACAGAAACAGCTCCAGGCCCAGCAGAAGTTAGCACAGCAGAAACTTGCCCAACAGAAACTCAGTCAACAGAAGGTGGTGCAGCAGAACCAGCTCAAGCAAACTCAAGGGCAAGTTCAACAGAGCCAGCAGAAAAACCCAGTTCAGCTGAAGCAGGTTCAGGTGCAGATCCAGAAGCCTGCAGTGAACCAAACCCAGCAGAGGAGACAGCTGAAGGCTCAGCAGAGGCAACAGCAGAGGCAGCAGGCGGCAGCTGTCACCACACAACAG GTGGCCCCGGTCTTCGTCAACCAACAGAACGGCACTCAGATCCACACTCAGGCCATTTCATTAGACCTCCTCAAGGCAAATGGCACGCCAACACTGGTCACTGACAGCAATGGCAACCACTACCTGATCGCTCTCACCAATCACACCACAGATGGACAGAACGGAGTGTCCTCATTGGCCAAAACCAATGGACGCATCACACTGCAG AGATTGCAGTCAACTCCAAGTAAACTCCCCAGCACTGACAGCCAATTGAAAGAGCAGCCAGAGGCTGAGCCTGTGAGCCAGCCAATCAAAAAG GGACAGAAGGCAGGGCTGCACCTTGACACCAATGGCGTGCCACAACCCAGCCTGTCAGTCACCGCTCCGCCCAATCTGCAGCCTTTCTTTGACGACATGTCAGACAGTGAAAGCCAAAGCAACTTAATCTCATCTCTCAAG agagaggaggtgtgTCCGCCTTACGACCGGCACACACTGttcacccctccctctcccaAACCCAACACCTCCCTTCCTACTCAACGCTCCAAA GAGAATGGCGTGAACAGTCAGCAGATGGACGACCTGTTTGACATCCTGCTCAAGAGTGGAG AAATCCCCGGCTTCAAGGCCAACCCGGACCCTTCCCTCGCCCCTCTCCACTCTGACCCGCCCTCCCCATCTTCTCCCCCGTctcccctccacctctcccCTCCCACCCCTACAGAACCCCTCATCTCCCCTCAGCCTTCTGTAGGAGAGTCCTGCACAGGCAGCGGACGCCTGGAAGACTTCCTGGAGAGCACCACAGGTGCCCCGCTGCTGGGCGTGGAGCCCGACGGCGGCCTGACGCTGATCGACGACCTTCACAGCCAAATGCTGAGCACGCCCAGCATCCTGGaccaccctccctcccccatGGACACGTCCGACTTGGGCTTCTCCCCCCACTCTTCAGGGCTGGACTTTGGCGACCCCACTCTGGACAGCATGGACTGGCTGGATATCTCCATGGTGGGGAGCACCAGCGGAGGGAGCGGGGGCAGcggaggggggagaggaggaggaggcgggggaGCCGGTGACGGGGGGACGAGTCTGGCCCCGCTGGCGCCGCACACTCCACAGAGCGTCTTCTCGGCTGATTTTCTGGACAGCACAGACCTGCAGCTGCACTGGGAGTCGTGTCTGTAG
- the mrtfab gene encoding myocardin related transcription factor Ab isoform X1 — protein MIMLDTNHCQSLEPSPPGSPPMGEDMEKAGLTMNHDRHVYHSLKEVLQLKLQQRRTREELVSQGIMPPLKSPAAFHEQRRSLERARTEDYLKRKIRSRPERSELVRMHILEVSSTETSAEPSLQAKQLQLKRARLADDLNDKISHRPGPIELVHKNILSVNCPVHSPLDSPKGAGGESSSLDEDSSDALSPDQLINHDSPLSAVPQLSPPDVLTQNGDMSPPQFITQSPPPPPPPPPPQVNGSDFSPLPKVTNGTTVTSANSRPSTGHMKQSQAKSSSDRPPQRPKKPKDSKPKVKKLKYHQYIPPDQKADKERPPQMDSSYAKLLHQQQLFLQLQILNQQQQHYNYHTILPAPPKPPTEQPPTTNSGPSPSRSVPATTTPAPSNQSGTARQSQTAMGGAKPTTLPANLDEFKVAELKQELKLRGLTVSGTKNDLIERLRNYQEQNGGTTVVLKNGTSQPSHHGMTSAASTITSSPTTTTTPDHQSGEGMFKLALSSLAQVVPGRVMRFGSTSSSPPVSPTPSERSLAGMSPDETSCNGDMFGEMVSSPLTQLTLHPSPQHPSNLSPRSQPLSKVKEEIQSSCSLSRPSPGSCQPPEPLPGVAMDTSSLDKDQMLQEKDKQIEELTRMLRQKQRLVETLRSQLEQGKVAGGIVLEKDGSEKSRTSPEVKLQTLIKASAIQPPTLPNGIVVKVKKEVEPEEGMEGITEEVQAKKPAKPMQCSQETLLRLQQIHRLQVQHAEQQKQTLQHSQVQLQKVAEAKSNPQKLQQQKKEAQILLQQQQQLQQLIIQQTQQKQLQAQQKLAQQKLAQQKLSQQKVVQQNQLKQTQGQVQQSQQKNPVQLKQVQVQIQKPAVNQTQQRRQLKAQQRQQQRQQAAAVTTQQVAPVFVNQQNGTQIHTQAISLDLLKANGTPTLVTDSNGNHYLIALTNHTTDGQNGVSSLAKTNGRITLQRLQSTPSKLPSTDSQLKEQPEAEPVSQPIKKGQKAGLHLDTNGVPQPSLSVTAPPNLQPFFDDMSDSESQSNLISSLKREEVCPPYDRHTLFTPPSPKPNTSLPTQRSKQENGVNSQQMDDLFDILLKSGEIPGFKANPDPSLAPLHSDPPSPSSPPSPLHLSPPTPTEPLISPQPSVGESCTGSGRLEDFLESTTGAPLLGVEPDGGLTLIDDLHSQMLSTPSILDHPPSPMDTSDLGFSPHSSGLDFGDPTLDSMDWLDISMVGSTSGGSGGSGGGRGGGGGGAGDGGTSLAPLAPHTPQSVFSADFLDSTDLQLHWESCL, from the exons TCCTCCAGCTCAAACTCCAGCAGAGACGTACACGAGAGGAACTGGTCAGCCAAGGGATCATGCCAC CACTGAAGAGCCCAGCAGCTTTTCACGAACAGCGGAGGAGTCTGGAGCGAGCAAGG ACCGAGGACTATCTGAAGAGGAAGATCCGGAGTCGTCCTGAGCGCTCTGAGCTGGTCAGGATGCACATTCTGGAGG TGTCCTCCACAGAGACGTCGGCAGAGCCGTCCCTGCAGGCCAAGCAGCTGCAACTGAAGCGAGCGCGACTGGCCGACGACCTCAACGACAAGATCTCCCATAGACCGGGTCCCATCGAACTGGTTCACAAGAACATCCTGTCCGTCAACTGCCCTGTGCACTCACCGCTGG ATTCTCCAAAGGGAGCCGGGGGAGAGAGCTCGTCTTTGGATGAAGACAGCAGTGATGCTCTGTCACCAGACCAGCTAATTAATCATGACTCTCCTCTGAGTGCCGTCCCTCAGCTGTCACCCCCTGATGTGCTCACCCAGAACGGGGACATGTCCCCCCCACAG TTCATTACACAgtcccctcctccacctcctccaccacctcctccccagGTGAATGGGTCAGACTTCTCCCCACTCCCAAAAGTGACAAATGGGACGACGGTGACCTCAGCAAACTCCCGCCCCTCTACTGGACACATGAAG CAGTCTCAGGCTAAGTCGAGTTCAGACCGTCCTCCACAGAGACCTAAGAAACCAAAGGACAGCAAACCCAAG GTGAAGAAGCTGAAGTACCACCAGTACATCCCTCCAGACCAGAAGGCAGACAAAGAGCGTCCGCCCCAGATGGACTCGTCCTATGCAAAGCTcctccatcagcagcagctcttCCTGCAGCTGCAGATCCTCaaccagcaacagcagcactaCAACTACCACACCATACTGCCCGCTCCTCCCAA GCCACCGACTGAGCAGCCTCCCACAACCAACTCTGGCCCTTCTCCCTCCCGCAGCGTTCCCGCGACAACCACCCCCGCCCCCTCCAATCAGAGCGGGACTGCCCGTCAGAGCCAAACTGCAATGGGAGGAGCCAAACCAACCACTCTGCCAGCCAACCTGGATGAGTTCAAA GTCGCTGAGTTGAAACAAGAACTGAAATTGCGTGGTTTGACCGTCTCAGGAACCAAGAACGATCTTATCGAGAGGCTCCGCAACTACCAGGAGCAAAATGGCGGCACTACAGTGGTTTTGAAAAATGGCACATCGCAGCCCAGCCACCATGGAATGACCTCAGCTGCTAGCACTATCACATCCTCTCCAACCACAACTACTACCCCTGACCACCAATCAGGAGAGGGTATGTTTAAGTTAGCTTTGTCATCATTGGCTCAGGTGGTTCCAGGGCGGGTCATGCGATTTGGCAGCACCAGCTCCAGTCCTCCGGTGTCCCCTACTCCGTCTGAGAGGTCGTTGGCCGGGATGAGTCCAGATGAGACAAGCTGTAATGGAGACATGTTTGGAGAGATG GTGAGCTCTCCCCTGACCCAACTCACCCTGCATCCATCTCCTCAGCACCCATCAAACCTCTCTCCGCGCTCACAGCCTCTCTCCAAGGTCAAAGAGGAGATCCAGAGCTCATGCAGCCTCTCCAGGCCTTCACCCGGCTCATGTCAGCCTCCAGAGCCCCTGCCTGGAGTAGCCATGGACACATCCTCCTTGGACAAGGATCAGATGCTCCAGGAGAAGGACAAACAGATCGAGGAATTGACCAGGATGCTGCGGCAGAAGCAGAGGCTGGTGGAGACCCTCAGGTCCCAGCTGGAGCAGGGCAAAGTGGCAGGTGGAATAGTGTTGGAGAAGGATGGAAGTGAGAAGAGCAGAACATCCCCAGAGGTTAAACTCCAAACTCTGATAAAAGCCTCGGCCATTCAGCCCCCCACTCTCCCCAACGGCATTGTGGTGAAGGTGAAGAAGGAGGTAGAGCCAGAGGAGGGGATGGAGGGAATAACAGAGGAGGTCCAGGCAAAGAAACCAGCCAAGCCGATGCAGTGCTCTCAGGAGACTCTGCTCAGGCTGCAGCAGATTCATCGGCTGCAGGTCCAACACGCTGAACAGCAGAAACAGACGCTGCAGCATAGTCAGGTGCAGCTGCAAAAAGTGGCAGAGGCTAAGTCAAACCCTCAAAAACTACAACAGCAGAAGAAGGAAGCCCAAATcctgctccagcagcagcagcaactgcagcAGCTTATCATACAGCAAACCCAACAGAAACAGCTCCAGGCCCAGCAGAAGTTAGCACAGCAGAAACTTGCCCAACAGAAACTCAGTCAACAGAAGGTGGTGCAGCAGAACCAGCTCAAGCAAACTCAAGGGCAAGTTCAACAGAGCCAGCAGAAAAACCCAGTTCAGCTGAAGCAGGTTCAGGTGCAGATCCAGAAGCCTGCAGTGAACCAAACCCAGCAGAGGAGACAGCTGAAGGCTCAGCAGAGGCAACAGCAGAGGCAGCAGGCGGCAGCTGTCACCACACAACAG GTGGCCCCGGTCTTCGTCAACCAACAGAACGGCACTCAGATCCACACTCAGGCCATTTCATTAGACCTCCTCAAGGCAAATGGCACGCCAACACTGGTCACTGACAGCAATGGCAACCACTACCTGATCGCTCTCACCAATCACACCACAGATGGACAGAACGGAGTGTCCTCATTGGCCAAAACCAATGGACGCATCACACTGCAG AGATTGCAGTCAACTCCAAGTAAACTCCCCAGCACTGACAGCCAATTGAAAGAGCAGCCAGAGGCTGAGCCTGTGAGCCAGCCAATCAAAAAG GGACAGAAGGCAGGGCTGCACCTTGACACCAATGGCGTGCCACAACCCAGCCTGTCAGTCACCGCTCCGCCCAATCTGCAGCCTTTCTTTGACGACATGTCAGACAGTGAAAGCCAAAGCAACTTAATCTCATCTCTCAAG agagaggaggtgtgTCCGCCTTACGACCGGCACACACTGttcacccctccctctcccaAACCCAACACCTCCCTTCCTACTCAACGCTCCAAA CAGGAGAATGGCGTGAACAGTCAGCAGATGGACGACCTGTTTGACATCCTGCTCAAGAGTGGAG AAATCCCCGGCTTCAAGGCCAACCCGGACCCTTCCCTCGCCCCTCTCCACTCTGACCCGCCCTCCCCATCTTCTCCCCCGTctcccctccacctctcccCTCCCACCCCTACAGAACCCCTCATCTCCCCTCAGCCTTCTGTAGGAGAGTCCTGCACAGGCAGCGGACGCCTGGAAGACTTCCTGGAGAGCACCACAGGTGCCCCGCTGCTGGGCGTGGAGCCCGACGGCGGCCTGACGCTGATCGACGACCTTCACAGCCAAATGCTGAGCACGCCCAGCATCCTGGaccaccctccctcccccatGGACACGTCCGACTTGGGCTTCTCCCCCCACTCTTCAGGGCTGGACTTTGGCGACCCCACTCTGGACAGCATGGACTGGCTGGATATCTCCATGGTGGGGAGCACCAGCGGAGGGAGCGGGGGCAGcggaggggggagaggaggaggaggcgggggaGCCGGTGACGGGGGGACGAGTCTGGCCCCGCTGGCGCCGCACACTCCACAGAGCGTCTTCTCGGCTGATTTTCTGGACAGCACAGACCTGCAGCTGCACTGGGAGTCGTGTCTGTAG